The following are from one region of the Capsicum annuum cultivar UCD-10X-F1 chromosome 1, UCD10Xv1.1, whole genome shotgun sequence genome:
- the LOC107857418 gene encoding ethylene-responsive transcription factor ERF027-like isoform X1 codes for MDDPSHTTSGQLVLPNIIVDNKKCVRTITKHPIYRGIRCRSGKWVCEIREPGKTTRIWLGTYPTPQMAAAAYDVAVLALKGCQNVVLNFPNHVDSYPKLPPSPSREDIRRAAATAAAMMGQKGDEDDDRSSGSKGGEDTGNEGGGLIESSSSENYAVDIEDIRCVAGTEEAMMGQKGDEDDRSSGSKGGGGTGNEGGTLIGSSSSENYAVDIGNKQEYVDEEELFDFPSLLVNMAEAMMLSPPRINSTSMEDYSPKDSNVDSLWNY; via the exons atggatgaCCCTTCACATACTACTAGTGGCCAACTAGTACTACCAAACATCATAGTTGACAACAAAAAATGTGTTAGAACTATTACCAAACATCCTATATATCGTGGAATACGATGTAGAAGTGGAAAATGGGTTTGTGAAATTAGAGAACCTGGTAAGACAACAAGAATATGGCTAGGTACTTACCCTACACCACAAATGGCTGCTGCTGCCTATGATGTTGCTGTCTTAGCACTTAAAGGTTGTCAAAATGTTGTACTAAATTTTCCTAATCATGTTGATTCATATCCAAAGCTCCCTCCCTCACCATCTAGGGAAGATATACGTCGTGCCGCGGCTACCGCGGCAGCGATGATGGGTCAGAAAGGCGATGAGGATGATGATCGGTCGTCTGGGAGTAAGGGCGGCGAAGATACGGGTAATGAAGGGGGTGGTTTGATTGAATCttcttcgtcggaaaattatgcTGTGGACATAg AAGATATACGATGTGTTGCGGGTACCGAGGAAGCGATGATGGGTCAAAAAGGCGATGAGGATGATCGGTCGTCGGGGAGTAAGGGCGGCGGAGGTACGGGTAATGAAGGGGGTACTTTGATTGGATCttcttcgtcggaaaattatgcTGTGGACATAG GAAATAAGCAGGAATATGTTGATGAggaagaattatttgattttccaAGTTTGCTTGTGAATATGGCTGAGGCAATGATGCTAAGTCCCCCAAGAATAAACTCAACATCCATGGAAGATTATTCACCAAAAGACTCAAATGTTGATAGTCTTTGGAACTATTAA
- the LOC107851517 gene encoding ethylene-responsive transcription factor ERF027: MSDLSPTPKSRTNTKHPIYRGIRCRSGKWVSEIRQPGKTTRIWLGTYPTPQMAAAAYDVAVLALKGCQNVVLNFPNHVDSYPKLPPSPSPTDIQRAAATAAEAMAYRGDDDRLLVSSSGGTTCNEGGSVEFPSSSENYAMQMGSTQMVRDEEEYVDEEALFDFPSLIVNMAEAMMLSPPRINTFPSEDYSSGEFDGESLWSY, encoded by the exons ATGTCTGACCTTTCACCTACCCCAAAGTCAAGAACAAACACCAAACATCCTATATATCGTGGAATACGATGTAGAAGTGGTAAATGGGTATCAGAAATTAGACAACCAGGTAAAACAACAAGAATATGGCTAGGTACTTACCCTACACCACAAATGGCTGCTGCTGCCTATGATGTTGCTGTCTTAGCACTTAAAGGTTGTCAAAATGTTGTACTAAATTTTCCTAATCATGTTGATTCATATCCAAAGCTCCCTCCCTCACCATCTCCCACTGATATACAACGCGCCGCGGCCACCGCGGCAGAGGCAATGGCTTATCGAGGCGATGATGATCGGTTGTTGGTAAGCAGTAGTGGCGGAACTACATGTAATGAAGGAGGTTCAGTTGAATTCCCATCGTCTTCAGAAAATTATGCCATGCAAATGG GGAGTACACAAATGGTTAGGGATGAGGAGGAATATGTTGATGAAGAAGCATTGTTTGATTTTCCAAGTTTGATTGTTAATATGGCTGAGGCAATGATGCTAAGTCCCCCAAGAATAAATACATTTCCATCAGAAGATTATTCATCAGGAGAATTTGATGGTGAAAGTCTTTGGAGCTATTAA
- the LOC107857418 gene encoding ethylene-responsive transcription factor ERF027-like isoform X2, with protein sequence MDDPSHTTSGQLVLPNIIVDNKKCVRTITKHPIYRGIRCRSGKWVCEIREPGKTTRIWLGTYPTPQMAAAAYDVAVLALKGCQNVVLNFPNHVDSYPKLPPSPSREDIRRAAATAAAMMGQKGDEDDDRSSGSKGGEDTGNEGGGLIESSSSENYAVDIDIRCVAGTEEAMMGQKGDEDDRSSGSKGGGGTGNEGGTLIGSSSSENYAVDIGNKQEYVDEEELFDFPSLLVNMAEAMMLSPPRINSTSMEDYSPKDSNVDSLWNY encoded by the exons atggatgaCCCTTCACATACTACTAGTGGCCAACTAGTACTACCAAACATCATAGTTGACAACAAAAAATGTGTTAGAACTATTACCAAACATCCTATATATCGTGGAATACGATGTAGAAGTGGAAAATGGGTTTGTGAAATTAGAGAACCTGGTAAGACAACAAGAATATGGCTAGGTACTTACCCTACACCACAAATGGCTGCTGCTGCCTATGATGTTGCTGTCTTAGCACTTAAAGGTTGTCAAAATGTTGTACTAAATTTTCCTAATCATGTTGATTCATATCCAAAGCTCCCTCCCTCACCATCTAGGGAAGATATACGTCGTGCCGCGGCTACCGCGGCAGCGATGATGGGTCAGAAAGGCGATGAGGATGATGATCGGTCGTCTGGGAGTAAGGGCGGCGAAGATACGGGTAATGAAGGGGGTGGTTTGATTGAATCttcttcgtcggaaaattatgcTGTGGACATAg ATATACGATGTGTTGCGGGTACCGAGGAAGCGATGATGGGTCAAAAAGGCGATGAGGATGATCGGTCGTCGGGGAGTAAGGGCGGCGGAGGTACGGGTAATGAAGGGGGTACTTTGATTGGATCttcttcgtcggaaaattatgcTGTGGACATAG GAAATAAGCAGGAATATGTTGATGAggaagaattatttgattttccaAGTTTGCTTGTGAATATGGCTGAGGCAATGATGCTAAGTCCCCCAAGAATAAACTCAACATCCATGGAAGATTATTCACCAAAAGACTCAAATGTTGATAGTCTTTGGAACTATTAA